The Pseudomonadota bacterium genome includes the window TCTTCCGTCGTTTATTTACAACAGGGAAATTAAACCGAAAGAAACGGATATCAACGATATTATCAACGCAACCAGCTCAATATTGCCCCAGCACATAGAAGACGAGGGCATTAAAATAAAATTTAATCTTACAAATGAAAGATTAAATATTATGGCCGATATTTCCAGGATGCAGGAAGCCCTACTGAATTTGATTAAAAATGCCCGGGACGCAATGCCCCTTGGCGGAGTGTTGACCATTGCTACAAAAAAAGCGAATTTCAACAACGGAATCTATCCATATAGAAATGATAAATTGTCGGCAATGTGCGCTGTCTGTTCAATATCCGATACGGGTTATGGCATGGATGAAATTACATTGAAAAGAGCCTTTGAGCCCTTCTTTACATCGAAAAACAGCACCATGCAAAAGGGTCTTGGCTTGCCCATAGCATATCACATTGTTAAAGAACACAACGGGAGCATATCCATGGAAAGCAGTCCGGGAAAGGGGACAACAATTAAGCTTTACCTGCCTTTGTCAGAACGCGGTGTAGAGAAAGTTGAGCCTATACCCCTTCCTCCATCTGCCGGAATAGGATTGATGTTTAATGAAACTTTTTTTAGTGGAAATAACAATGAACTGGCAAGTTTGTGAGCTTCTTGCAGGAGACAACAGAGAATGATGCAGGTCTTTGCTTTGGAAGAAAACTGGTGTCTTTCATAACATTAAAAAGATAAAGGAGGTGTTAATGAAAATAAGAATTAATTCTCATCTTTATAATAGCTGTGGGA containing:
- a CDS encoding ATP-binding protein; translated protein: MAKEIKNQFNFKSQFNFKSLPSFIYNREIKPKETDINDIINATSSILPQHIEDEGIKIKFNLTNERLNIMADISRMQEALLNLIKNARDAMPLGGVLTIATKKANFNNGIYPYRNDKLSAMCAVCSISDTGYGMDEITLKRAFEPFFTSKNSTMQKGLGLPIAYHIVKEHNGSISMESSPGKGTTIKLYLPLSERGVEKVEPIPLPPSAGIGLMFNETFFSGNNNELASL